One region of Deinococcus fonticola genomic DNA includes:
- a CDS encoding alpha/beta fold hydrolase: MTTPPPPPAAQITLQNTQPLTFKTADGAVLSGELSLPVGAKPGQRFPTVILLHGSGPNDLNETLPAQVAGVPGGSAVFLQLAQQLNSQGFAVVRFNKRGVLGVGPQVLPAAQRMGAAFTVSGYLKDALTVLNHTRTLSAVNPAQVYLLGHSEGTMLAASLARQHPQLVRGLVLIGTVGHSFRDTLHFQLVDRPLAQLHQLFDTDRDGFLTIPELLDTFKKLGIPPASQADGLGLVPKGDSWVFAPSLNPDAQGRVNIDRDLKAHLEALFAPFPNLPGLPAQEVLYLSDAEKFGSVTTLLPGYQGPVLMLHGELDAQTVLDGARKALQAVQASGNTQAKLIVYPGLGHSLAPMKGGIPTLGPMEARPLNDLTDWLKQLSAK; encoded by the coding sequence ATGACCACGCCCCCTCCCCCACCCGCCGCACAAATCACCTTGCAGAACACCCAGCCCCTAACCTTCAAAACGGCGGACGGCGCGGTGCTGAGCGGCGAACTGAGTTTGCCGGTCGGCGCGAAACCCGGCCAGCGCTTCCCCACTGTTATCCTGCTGCACGGCAGCGGCCCCAACGACCTGAACGAAACCCTGCCCGCGCAGGTGGCGGGCGTGCCGGGCGGCAGCGCGGTGTTTCTGCAACTCGCGCAGCAACTGAACAGCCAGGGCTTCGCGGTGGTGCGTTTCAACAAGCGCGGCGTGCTGGGCGTGGGGCCACAGGTACTGCCGGCGGCGCAGCGCATGGGCGCGGCCTTTACGGTCAGCGGTTACCTGAAGGACGCGCTCACGGTGCTGAACCACACCCGCACCCTCAGCGCCGTGAACCCCGCGCAGGTCTACCTGCTGGGCCACTCGGAAGGCACCATGCTGGCCGCCAGCCTTGCCCGCCAGCACCCCCAGCTGGTGCGCGGCCTGGTGCTGATCGGTACGGTCGGCCATTCCTTCCGTGACACCCTGCATTTTCAGCTGGTGGATCGCCCCCTGGCGCAACTGCACCAGCTGTTCGACACCGATAGGGACGGTTTCCTGACCATTCCCGAGCTGCTGGACACCTTCAAAAAATTGGGCATTCCGCCGGCCAGTCAGGCGGACGGTCTGGGCCTGGTGCCCAAAGGAGACTCGTGGGTGTTCGCGCCCAGCCTCAACCCGGACGCGCAGGGCCGCGTGAACATTGACCGTGACCTGAAAGCGCACCTGGAAGCGCTGTTTGCTCCGTTCCCCAACCTGCCCGGCCTGCCCGCGCAGGAGGTACTGTACCTCTCGGACGCCGAGAAATTCGGCTCCGTCACCACCTTGCTGCCCGGCTACCAGGGCCCGGTGCTGATGCTGCACGGCGAACTGGACGCCCAGACTGTTCTGGACGGCGCCCGGAAAGCCTTACAGGCCGTGCAGGCCAGCGGCAACACCCAGGCGAAACTGATCGTCTACCCCGGCCTGGGCCACTCGCTGGCCCCCATGAAGGGCGGCATCCCCACGCTGGGGCCGATGGAGGCCCGGCCGCTGAACGACCTGACCGACTGGCTAAAGCAACTCAGCGCCAAGTGA
- the gluQRS gene encoding tRNA glutamyl-Q(34) synthetase GluQRS: MGRFAPSPTGAMHLGNARTALLAWLHSRSLGGAHLLRFEDLDVGRVREWAFDCTRRDLEWLGLDWDTEFIQSQRLDLYAQALARLDTYPCTCTRREVLAAIQDSAGAPHGAEPVYPGTCRPGSGRPKLGGTAPGRTEPVNPARPAAIRWRVPDEQVCAHDSWTGETLCQHLAADVGDFVLRRNDGAYAYHLAVVVDDALMGVTDIVRGVDLWPATPRQMALQQALGYPTARYFHVPLLTDYHGERLAKRGGAPPVKDLRERGENPRQVLAQLAQSLGWPVPQEVSAPELIPVWRASLGAELL, translated from the coding sequence GTGGGCCGTTTCGCCCCGAGTCCGACCGGGGCGATGCACCTGGGGAATGCACGGACGGCTTTGCTGGCGTGGCTGCACTCCCGTTCACTTGGTGGAGCCCATCTCCTGCGCTTCGAGGATCTGGACGTGGGGCGCGTGCGGGAATGGGCCTTCGACTGCACGCGGCGCGACCTGGAATGGCTGGGCCTCGACTGGGACACGGAGTTCATTCAGTCGCAGCGACTGGACTTGTACGCGCAGGCGCTGGCGCGACTGGACACCTACCCCTGCACCTGCACGCGCCGGGAAGTGCTGGCCGCCATTCAGGACAGCGCCGGCGCCCCGCACGGCGCGGAACCCGTTTACCCCGGCACGTGTCGTCCCGGCTCAGGTCGTCCCAAATTAGGCGGCACGGCACCAGGCCGCACAGAACCGGTCAACCCGGCGCGTCCCGCCGCGATCCGCTGGCGGGTGCCTGACGAGCAGGTGTGCGCCCATGACAGCTGGACAGGGGAGACGCTGTGCCAGCACCTCGCCGCTGACGTGGGGGACTTCGTTCTTCGCCGCAACGACGGCGCTTACGCCTATCACCTGGCGGTGGTGGTGGACGACGCCTTGATGGGCGTGACCGACATCGTGCGCGGGGTCGACCTGTGGCCGGCCACGCCCCGGCAAATGGCGCTGCAACAGGCGCTGGGTTACCCGACCGCGCGCTACTTTCACGTTCCGCTGCTGACCGATTACCACGGCGAACGCCTCGCCAAACGCGGCGGCGCACCGCCCGTCAAGGATTTACGCGAACGGGGCGAGAACCCCCGGCAGGTTCTGGCCCAGCTCGCGCAGTCCCTCGGCTGGCCCGTGCCGCAGGAAGTCAGTGCGCCGGAGCTGATTCCGGTATGGCGGGCTTCACTTGGCGCTGAGTTGCTTTAG
- a CDS encoding DUF3592 domain-containing protein — protein MKVPSFSPGCVTGLSTGCLGFFFGGWFLLLFLWLSGTGLKESVSQYYHSATYPTVQGVVVQSERIDGQKHDTCHYRYRYVVNAQPYEGTEMGVEGQDCWAFSKVPHETGATVKVYYQPENPAQSFVGRWFPWNTLLVFAMMLGMLFGVFLTAYQMSRGQVRWK, from the coding sequence GTGAAAGTGCCGTCCTTCTCTCCCGGTTGTGTCACGGGGCTAAGCACCGGGTGCCTCGGCTTTTTCTTCGGTGGCTGGTTTCTGCTGCTGTTCCTGTGGCTTTCGGGCACGGGCCTGAAAGAAAGTGTCAGCCAGTACTACCACTCGGCCACTTACCCAACTGTTCAGGGAGTGGTGGTGCAGTCTGAACGAATTGACGGCCAAAAACATGACACCTGCCATTACCGTTACCGGTACGTGGTGAATGCACAACCCTATGAAGGCACTGAAATGGGCGTGGAAGGGCAGGATTGTTGGGCGTTCAGTAAGGTTCCTCACGAGACAGGGGCCACTGTGAAGGTGTACTATCAGCCGGAAAATCCTGCACAGTCCTTTGTCGGACGCTGGTTTCCGTGGAACACCCTCCTTGTTTTTGCCATGATGCTGGGAATGCTGTTTGGGGTTTTCTTGACGGCCTATCAGATGAGCAGGGGGCAGGTACGTTGGAAGTGA
- the kynA gene encoding tryptophan 2,3-dioxygenase, whose protein sequence is MNDKPAMNDKNSAEQAYSDFTRSLSYGDYLHLDGIHAAHQPITQAHDEHLFIAVHHVSEVWLELIVREIQAAMKLLEQGITDAPLKMLTRVVRAQEQMTNAWEVLKTMTPSDYLEFRSAFGQASGFQSQNYRMVEFLLGNRNPVMLRPHAHRPDLHDPLKAALEGPSVYDLALRLVAARGLNVPDEVLQRNYAEKYTLNEAVVDAWIAVYRDTDTYWDLYELAEKLMDVEDNFRRWRFNHVTTVERTIGFKRGSGGTSGVGYLKQALNIVLFPELWEVRTRL, encoded by the coding sequence ATGAACGACAAGCCGGCCATGAACGACAAGAATTCCGCCGAGCAGGCCTACAGCGACTTTACACGCAGCCTTTCTTACGGGGATTACCTGCACCTGGATGGGATTCATGCCGCCCACCAGCCCATTACCCAGGCGCACGACGAGCACCTGTTCATCGCCGTTCACCACGTCTCCGAGGTGTGGCTGGAGCTGATCGTGCGCGAAATTCAGGCCGCCATGAAGCTGCTGGAACAGGGCATTACCGACGCCCCGCTGAAGATGCTGACCCGCGTGGTGCGGGCGCAGGAGCAGATGACGAACGCCTGGGAAGTCCTGAAAACCATGACGCCCAGCGATTACCTGGAATTTCGCAGCGCCTTTGGGCAGGCGTCGGGCTTCCAGTCACAGAACTACCGCATGGTCGAGTTCCTGCTGGGCAACCGCAACCCCGTGATGCTGCGCCCACACGCGCACCGCCCGGATCTGCATGATCCCCTGAAAGCCGCCCTGGAAGGCCCCAGCGTGTACGACCTGGCCCTGCGCCTGGTGGCCGCGCGTGGCCTGAACGTCCCCGACGAGGTGCTGCAGCGCAACTACGCCGAGAAGTACACCCTGAACGAGGCCGTGGTGGACGCCTGGATCGCCGTGTACCGCGACACCGACACCTACTGGGACCTGTACGAACTGGCCGAAAAACTGATGGACGTGGAAGACAACTTCCGCCGCTGGCGCTTCAACCACGTCACCACCGTGGAGCGCACCATCGGCTTCAAACGCGGTTCGGGCGGCACCAGTGGTGTGGGCTACCTCAAGCAGGCGCTGAACATCGTGCTGTTCCCCGAGTTGTGGGAGGTACGCACGCGGCTGTAA